In Trichoderma asperellum chromosome 1, complete sequence, a single window of DNA contains:
- a CDS encoding uncharacterized protein (EggNog:ENOG41) has protein sequence MGVLTQMWPPKPAFTEHNLGNLSDKVYIVTGSNTGVGKELAQILYSKNASVYIAARSQAKATEAIDAVRTDCPSSTGRLEFLALDLSDLEAVAKSAKDFLKRESKLDVLFNNAGVMHPPQGSKTKQGYELQLGVNNLGHLLFTELLTPLLANTARSYLPFSTNATRVVWVSSLYSEMGSPKGGFDPDNMNYEKKDEGTFYKYSVSKAGVYYQGTEYAKRNKDKGIISVTVNPGNLRSDLQRHHGDGLLKKINKKVLLFPPINGAYSELFCGLSPEVTTEKSGSYVIPWGRIAKIREDIENGSRSIQEGGTGMAEKWYDWCFERIKPFMT, from the exons ATGGGTGTTCTGACTCAAATGTGGCCACCCAAACCGGCCTTCACAGAGCATAATTTGGGCAACTTATCGGACAAG GTCTATATCGTTACTGGATCCAACACTGGCGTTGGCAAAGAGCTCGCGCAAATCCTCTACTCCAAGAACGCGTCGGTCTACATCGCAGCCCGCAGCCAAGCAAAAGCAACAGAAGCCATCGACGCTGTTCGAACCGACTGTCCCTCTTCGACTGGACGCCTCGAATTCCTCGCCCTCGATCTATCCGACTTGGAAGCTGTTGCAAAATCAGCCAAAGATTTTCTTAAAAGAGAGTCCAAATTGGATGTCCTCTTCAATAATGCTGGTGTGATGCATCCACCACAAGGATCAAAGACAAAGCAGGGATATGAACTCCAGTTAGGTGTGAATAACCTCGGCCACTTGCTCTTTACTGAGCTGTTGACGCCATTGTTGGCCAACACAGCCAGAAGTTATCTTCCATTTTCGACAAACGCCACAAGAGTCGTCTGGGTGAGCTCACTATACTCAGAAATGGGATCGCCCAAGGGAGGATTCGATCCGGACAACATGAACTATGAGAAAAAAGACGAGGGCACCTTCTATAAGTACTCGGTTAGCAAAGCTGGCGTATACTATCAGGGAACAGAATACgcaaagagaaacaaagacaaaggaaTTATCAGCGTA ACTGTCAATCCAGGAAACCTCAGATCCGATCTCCAACGGCATCATGGAGACGGACTGCTGAAGAAAATCAACAAGAAGGTACTTTTATTTCCTCCAATCAACGGAGCGTATTCGGAGCTTTTTTGTGGCCTTTCTCCAGAAGTGACAACAGAGAAGTCTGGAAGTTATG TGATTCCATGGGGACGAATTGCCAAGATCCGAGAAGACATCGAAAATGGTTCTCGAAGCATACAAGAAGGGGGAACTGGTATGGCTGAGAAGTGGTACGACTGGTGTTTTGAGCGCATCAAGCCGTTTATGACTTGA
- a CDS encoding uncharacterized protein (TransMembrane:1 (i38-59o)~EggNog:ENOG41) has translation MAVPVPIFPKPDMVKTFHKTPYAAISPSRPELSQKGRVVYVTGGAAGIGLAICHAFALAEAATVILTGRREGPLNEAVKALSKEHPNTRFVGQALDASDRSATEKAWAQLDSDGIVVDVLVLNAAHIPDRPASVLELGYEELWPSFVTNVGANLDLIDRFYHQKKRAAGQKLSLVNISTMAIHEPSAVTTYPGYGATKNAGTMTVQMIARGILPDDMQVLSFHPGIIYTESVAKAGVPAEAFAWDDVNLPGHYAVWATSEEAKFLHGRFTWAAWDVEELKTEEARKKIEEDQAYLRVGVIGI, from the exons ATGGCCGTTCCTGTTCCAATTTTCCCTAAGCCCGACATGGTCAAAACCTTCCATAAGACACCATATGCGGCCATATCTCCTTCGCGCCCAGAACTTTCGCAGAAAGGCCGCGTCGTCTACGTGACAGGAGGAGCCGCAGGCATCGGTCTGGCCATCTGCCATGCCTTTGCGCTGGCTGAAGCTGCCACGGTCATTCTTACTGGCCGTCGCGAAGGCCCCTTGAATGAGGCTGTCAAGGCCCTCTCTAAGGAGCATCCAAACACAAGGTTTGTAGGCCAGGCTTTGGACGCATCAGATCGATCGGCGACAGAGAAAGCCTGGGCACAACTTGATAGCGACGGCATTGTCGTCGATGTCTTGGTTCTTAACGCTGCGCATATACCGGATAGGCCAGCTAGCGTGTTGGAGCTCGGATATGAAGAGCTGTGGCCCAGCTTCGTGACGAATGTCGGCGCCAACCTTGATCTCATCGATCGATTCTACCACCAAAAGAAGCGTGCGGCCGGCCAGAAGCTG TCGTTAGTAAACATCTCAACCATGGCCATCCACGAACCCTCAGCCGTCACAACCTATCCCGGCTATGGTGCTACAAAGAACGCAGGAACGATGACGGTGCAGATGATTGCCCGAGGAATCTTGCCAGACGATATGCAAGTGCTGAGCTTCCATCCTGGCATAATATACACGGAATCGGTGGCAAAGGCCGGCGTTCCAGCGGAGGCCTTTGCGTGGGATGATG TTAATCTTCCCGGCCATTACGCTGTTTGGGCGACTTCCGAAGAGGCCAAGTTTCTCCACGGCCGCTTTACTTGGGCGGCATGGGATGTGGAAGAGCTGAAGACGGAAgaggcgaggaagaagattgaagaggatCAAGCTTACCTACGCGTAGGAGTCATTGGCATTTGA
- a CDS encoding uncharacterized protein (TransMembrane:1 (o6-26i)) has protein sequence MELFTKWKILPSTTSGFFIIVSKIMFSEKMSRSLQDQKKIMSANIEKRARAAAFSSTAFTSFASSPIAPNPTPKPSSSLRNFKVG, from the exons ATGGAGCTCTTCACGAAATGGAAGAT CTTGCCATCTACCACCTCAGGCTTCTTCATTATTGTCTCCAAGATCATGTTCTCGGAGAAAATGAGCCGCAGTCTACAAGaccagaagaagataatGTCTGCTA ATATCGAGAAAAGGGCCCGGGCAGCGGCATTCTCTTCCACTGCTTTCACCAGCTTTGCCTCTTCGCCAATTGCTCCCAACCCCACTCCTAAGCCCAGCAGCTCTTTGCGGAACTTCAAAGTTGGCTAA
- a CDS encoding uncharacterized protein (EggNog:ENOG41), with protein METAMAKEADYDPRPQSAPFQRQRACIPCTQAKRRCDKSRPFCQRCLTKQIKCHYSSRRLYARGRGDGSSRAESTATASEPSLDSSTSLLFTEDGDAHDDEDQNTSQGDVDVNNRQLFSRPWFLKAEFWVIHHQSLHTPPSIRSSAVQQYIRCIKKWLRQWVDCSHCPIVHASLFAETGMPPCLQDAYAALAVYGNKNEQNEHVVMQHIQDKADALLEANAENKDPLVDMFASSTPLSTGQHLARVLSLFIYQFIRLFDGHIRQRALAEKQIAVLEAWTTQLWESATLDVTLHNTFGGEYLAVEDKMDMANHLWRNWIVMENVRRVWMVCTYTQCIYLLTRDGTVTCTGTIDFTARHGLWDATSAAIWLRMLEQKDPLSVVPHDSDWLREATTIKDIDPFSIVNMGLGLDSDKMDAWIANTTNMRLEALMDA; from the coding sequence ATGGAGACAGCCATGGCTAAAGAGGCTGATTACGACCCTCGGCCACAATCAGCACCGTTTCAGCGGCAAAGAGCGTGTATCCCCTGCACTCAGGCAAAGCGACGCTGCGACAAGAGCCGTCCTTTTTGCCAGCGATGCTTGACCAAACAAATCAAGTGCCATTATTCGTCTCGTCGTCTCTATGCCCGCGGCAGAGGAGATGGGTCTTCCAGGGCAGAATCTACAGCTACAGCGTCGGAGCCTTCATTGGACTCATCAACATCGTTATTGTTCACCGAGGACGGGGATGCgcatgacgatgaagaccaAAACACTTCTCAaggtgatgttgatgtgAACAATCGCCAATTGTTCAGTCGTCCTTGGTTTCTCAAAGCTGAATTCTGGGTCATCCACCATCAATCACTTCATACGCCGCCCTCAATCCGCAGCTCTGCCGTCCAGCAGTACATTCGCTGCATCAAAAAATGGCTTCGACAATGGGTCGACTGCAGCCATTGCCCCATCGTACATGCATCTCTCTTTGCCGAGACAGGAATGCCACCATGCTTGCAAGACGCATATGCTGCGCTGGCTGTCTACGGCAATAAAAACGAACAAAACGAACATGTAGTGATGCAGCATATCCAAGACAAAGCCGATGCGCTCTTGGAGGCTAACGCGGAAAACAAAGATCCTCTGGTTGACATGTTTGCCTCGTCAACGCCTCTTTCTACCGGCCAGCACCTGGCTAGAGTTCTGTCTTTGTTCATCTATCAGTTCATCCGCCTCTTCGATGGCCATATTCGCCAGCGAGCTTTGGCCGAGAAGCAAATTGCGGTGCTGGAAGCCTGGACGACACAGCTTTGGGAATCAGCAACCCTCGACGTCACTCTACATAACACGTTTGGCGGCGAGTACCTGGCTGTTGAAGACAAAATGGACATGGCTAACCACTTGTGGCGTAACTGGATCGTGATGGAGAATGTGCGCCGCGTCTGGATGGTGTGCACGTACACACAATGTATCTACCTCCTCACCCGCGATGGAACCGTCACCTGTACCGGAACCATTGATTTCACCGCTCGGCATGGTCTCTGGGATGCCACTTCAGCGGCGATATGGCTGCGTATGTTGGAACAGAAGGATCCTTTATCTGTCGTGCCACATGATTCGGATTGGCTGCGCGAAGCAACGACAATCAAGGATATCGACCCGTTTAGCATAGTGAATATGGGTTTGGGGCTGGATTCGGATAAGATGGATGCTTGGATTGCAAACACGACGAATATGCGTCTTGAAGCCTTGATGGATGCGTAG
- a CDS encoding uncharacterized protein (EggNog:ENOG41) → MPLQLRPSDLEDLPLIVETYFEAFAQDPIHQRFAPRGTKSAYDFWYSSLEAEMRDENNHFLSVWNDSTTPETFAGFAKWIVPGAHPEPLPPVEAWPSDGDQKFSSFFFGRLNDMHHEAMGERPHWYLELLAVKPQFQGKGAASLMLKYGVEKADEDKVECFLDASPAGQPIYERYGFRVVQTDTFLEGTYIQCAMRRDAKR, encoded by the coding sequence atGCCGCTTCAACTTCGCCCCAGCGATCTCGAAGATCTGCCGCTGATAGTGGAAACATACTTTGAGGCTTTTGCCCAAGACCCAATCCATCAGCGCTTTGCCCCAAGAGGGACCAAGTCGGCTTACGACTTCTGGTATTCGTCGCTGGAAGCCGAAATGCGCGACGAAAACAACCACTTCCTCTCTGTCTGGAACGATTCTACCACGCCAGAGACATTTGCGGGCTTTGCCAAGTGGATTGTTCCAGGGGCGCATCCAGAGCCTCTTCCGCCAGTGGAAGCCTGGCCCAGCGATGGCGACCAAAAGTTTTCGTCGTTTTTCTTTGGGAGGCTGAATGACATGCATCACGAGGCTATGGGAGAGCGGCCACACTGGTATCTCGAACTTTTGGCTGTCAAGCCCCAATTTCAGGGCAAAGGCGCCGCAAGCTTGATGCTAAAGTATGGCGTTGAGAAGGCTGACGAGGACAAGGTGGAGTGCTTTTTGGATGCATCTCCTGCGGGCCAGCCTATCTATGAGAGATATGGATTCCGAGTCGTACAGACGGATACTTTCTTGGAGGGAACTTACATCCAGTGCGCGATGAGAAGGGACGCGAAGAGGTGA
- a CDS encoding uncharacterized protein (TransMembrane:1 (o27-49i)): MSNCGTINVLQQWPGSSIYTPSNNVPAFILSPIRGLSWFISLAIVLFFLQLTSESLHNHLVMFHITVTVIGPSVIQSAGRGGLRDDRRVIREVWRDGLLLIRGLI, from the exons ATGAGCAA TTGCGGGACAATCAATGTTTTGCAACAGTGGCCTGGTAGCAGCATTTACACACCATCCAATAATG TGCCTGCCTTCATCCTCAGTCCTATCCGAGGCTTGTCGTGGTTCATCTCCCTCGcgattgttttatttttcctccAGCTCACGTCAGAGAGTTTACACAACCACCTTGTCATGTTCCACATCACAGTCACAGTCATTGGTCCATCAGTCATTCAGAGTGCTGGTCGAGGTGGGCTACGGGACGACAGGAGAGTTATTCGGGAGGTTTGGCGGGATGGTCTTCTACTCATTCGAGGCCTCATTTGA